In Capricornis sumatraensis isolate serow.1 chromosome 6, serow.2, whole genome shotgun sequence, the genomic window CGCCACGGGCTGGGACATGGCGCGGCGGGGTCACTCCGGCTAGCAGCGCGACCGCACCCTTGAGGGTTGAGGGCTTGGGGAGGGGTTCCAGGAAGCGCCGGTCTGACAAGGCTGTATGACCCCCGCTAGCTGGACTGCAGAGCGTTTGTCGGCACCGCGTCTACATACTCTGTCAGCGGAGGGAGTTCGCTGGGCCCGCCCCTGGGCTGGGCCCGCCCTTGGGCTGGGCCCGCCTGCAGCGCCGGAGGGTGCCTCGTCCCGGCCGCTGTTTGAGTCCCAGAAGAGCCTCACCCTGTCCCGCGCGGAAACCACATCCATAGACTTCCCCTACTGTCCTTTTataaatacttgggaatataaaTGTTTTTAGTCCACCATAATGGCTCAAAGAAAGATGGCCTTTTAGAAAGATTGGTTTAATCAGATACTCATTTCTTCTCCCTTCCTAGGTTTTTGAACATGAATCCTTCACTCCTCCTGACAGTCCTTTGCTTGGGAATAGCCTCAGCTGCtccaaaatttgaccacagtttAAATACACAGTGGGAATTGTGGAAGGCAGTACACAGGAAACCATATGACTTGGTTGGTAACATCTGAAACTGAACATCTGAAACCCTGCAGAGAATGGTCCACGCTCTTGGGAGTTTATAGCAGATAGTAGTAGTCTCTTGAGGCTGGCTCTTATGAGGGCAGTAACTTCATGGCACCTGTCACTGAGTACACTATGAGCGTTTGCCCTGTCATGTGGGCGCTGGAGAACAGCTCCCAAGAGTATAGAGCCATCTCTGGCCATGGTCCCTCTTCCTCTTTATATACAAATCCACTTGGTGACGGTgtgtgctgtcgcttcagtcatgtgcaactctgtgaccaggctcctctgtccatgggattctccaggcaaaaatactggagtgggttgccataccctccttcaggggatcgtcccaacgcagggattgaatctgtgtttcttgcatctcctgccttggcacaggagttctttaccacttagcaccACCTGGTGAAGCCCTTGGTGAGTTGGTTTTAAATAGTAAAAAAGAATATAGGCTACCTGTTTGCTCTAGAATGAAGAAGGATGGAGAAAAGCAGTGTGgaagaagaatatgaaaatgatTGAGCTGCATAATCAAGAATACAGCCAAGGGAAACATAGCTTCAGCATGGCAATGAATGCCTTTGGTGACATGGTGAGTGTGGCATGAATTTTTTGTGCCTTCTCTCCTTAACACTTTAGCAAAATAATCACTTACTTTTCAacattctatttccttttccttgaaGACCAGTGAAGAATTCAGGCAGATGATGAATGGCTTTCAAAGGCAGGAGAACAAGAAGGGGAAAGTGTTCCATGAAACTATCTTTGCTTCGATTCCCCCATCCGTGGATTGGAGAGAGAAAGGCTATGTAACTCCTGTGAAGAATCAGGTATGATGGTATTCAGCAGATCTTTCTTCAAGAGTAAAGCCAAATAGGAGCTGCCATCCTTGCTATGATACACTGTGCAACAACATGCAATTCACTAGGTTTTAAAAGCATTTCCAAATATATGGGCTACTGTCAATGTCTtgctatttgttttgtaaattatgcttttaaattttgttttcagggTAAATGTGGTTCTTGTTGGGCTTTTAGTACCACGGGTGCTCTTGAAGGACAGATGTTCCGAAAAACTGGCAAACTTGTTTCACTGAGTGAGCAGAACCTGGTGGACTGCTCTCAGCCTGAAGGCAATCGGGGTTGTCACGGTGGCCTCATGGATAATGCCTTCCAGTATGTTTTGGACGTTGGAGGCCTGGACTCAGAGGAATCTTATCCATACACTGGATTGGTAAGAGGAGCTCCTTGTTATCAAAGTTGAACTCTTTAGGGGAAAACAGATATCATGTTTAGAATTCACATTTTAGATTGTAGAATCTTTATCTGCAGACTGTCAGAACTGTCATTAAAATAGATAGCCTTGCACAGTTCTCTGTTTAGCTACTTACCATGTGTTCATGCTATTGcttcaatcatatccaactctgtgtgaccttctggactgtagcccaccagactcctctgtccatggaattctcaaggcaagattactgaagagggttgccatgccctcctccagaggatcttcctgacccagggatcgagcctgcatcttttatgtcacctgtattggcagtcaggttctttattactagtgccacttgggaagcccagatagtTACCATAAAGCTGTTAATATTTCTATGGTATGTGGAAatatacatttgttgttgttgtttagtcactcagtcgtatccaactcttttgcaaccttttttgggctccaaaatcactgcagatggtgactgcagccatgaaattaaaagacgcttactccttggaaagaaagttatgaccaacctagatagcatattcaaaagcagagacattactttgccaacagaggtccgtctagtcaaggctatggttttcccagtggtcatgtatggatgtgagagttggactgtgaagaaagctgagcgccaaagaattgatgcttttgaactgtggtgttggagaagactcttgagagtcccttggactgcaaggagatccaaccagtccattctaaaggagatcagtcctgggtgttcattggaaggaatgatgctaaagctgaagctccaatactttggccacctcatgcaaagagttgactcattggaaaagactttgatgctaggagggattgggggcaggaggagaaggggacaacagaggatgagatggctggatggcatcaccgactcaatggacatgagtttgggtgaaattcgagagttggtgatggacagggaggcctagtgtgctgcggttcttggggtcacagaaagtaggacacaactgagtaactgaactgaactgaactgaactgaactgagactgtagcccgccaggctcctctgtctgtgggatttacTGGGCAAGATtaccacagtgggttgccatttccccctctaggggatcttcccaacccagggagcaaagcCCTGTCTCCATGTCTCCTTCCTtgtagggatcaaacccccgtctccATGTCTCCTACCTTATAGGAGTaaaggtggattatttactgctgaggcaccagggaaataTACATATCATTCTTTATAAGTACAAATTTCTCCTGAGTAAAGGTTTCTTATGGGCAGGTAGATTGGGAATGTCTGATTGAATAGACACAAGctaatttttccatttcaaaacaGCCAATAGCATTTCATCTCCTGGGATGCTTTGTAACAAACTTGACTTGGAAATCATGAAGCTACAGATTGTCTTGAACTCGTGTACCCCAGGAGGAGGATGGTATTAATCACGTCTCTTCCCCATGACCTTTAAAAGGTTGGCACCTGCCATTACAATCCCAAGAATTCTGCTGCTAATGAAACTGGTTTCGTGGACCTCCCTAAGCAGGAGAAGGCTCTTATGAAGGCAGTGGCAACGTTGGGCCCCATCTCTGTTGCTGTAGATGCAAGCAATCCATCTTTCCAGTTCTATAAGTCAGGTAAGTATTTAAGTTGAAATTTAggcagaaaaattggaaaatcaCCATGACATACAGCAAAACTGACTCTGTGGTATGTAGAATTCAGTGTAAAATGTGAAGGTGTATAGATTTAATATAGTTGTTAATATTAGTATTTGTGCCTGATGTGTCCATTTGACATTACTTGAACCATGTCCCCATGATTTTAAGCACTTCATAAATATATCTGAATGGCTACTTAATTTGATTCATGTAACTTGATTTACTTTTTTCTagttgtatgtgctcagttgtgtccataactctttgcaaccccatggactgtagtccaccaagctcctctgcctgtagaattttccaggcaagaatgctggagtgggttgccatttcctgctcaaggggatcttcacaaaccagggatcaaacccacatctcatgagtctcctgcattggcaggcagattctttaccgctagcaccacctggaaagccctatttATGACTGTAGCCACCCAGAGCTTCAACTGTTAGACCTTCGAAATTTTCCAAAGAATTTTGCTACTGTAATTAAAACTAGAAAGAACTTCTTGGCTGAAGTAATTTTGTGTTGTGTGTTATTTCCCTAGACTGAATGTCCTGGAAGTAAAATGATAAGATTTTAAGGAGTGTTCTTTTATGTCTCTTGACATGTTGTTTACAAAAGAGAGTATGCCGTTTGCGTATCTGCTAGTGTTAGATGAGGGCCTGGATCCCTAgcctagaatgaaaaaaaaaatctttttttttttcttatttatttatttttacctttttttttttttaatttcactttacaatactgtattggttttaccatacattgaaatgaatccgccacaggtgtacatgagttccctatcctgaacccccctcccacctccctccccatatcatctctctgggtcatcccagtgcaccagccccaagcatcctgtatcctgtatcgaatctagactggcaattcgtttcttacatgacaatttgggagaatggcattgaaacatgtataatatcatgtaaaatcttgtttttaaatcttaTCTAGATTTATATCATTTAGCTGAACTTTGAGATGTCACCTTACCCTGATTAATAGACTAGGTCACTTGGAGGTCTTCACCCcaacattgtattttattttcccaggCATTTATTATGAGCCAAAATGCAAGAGTGAATCTGTGGATCATGCTGTTCTGGTAGTTGGCTATGGCTTTGAAGGAGCAGACTCAGATGACAATAAATATTGGCTTGTCAAAAACAGGTATAAAATGCCCCAAATACTTATATTTGAGGTTGAAAAGGGGAGTCCTTTTTGGAATCAGCATTTGAATTCAGGTCCTCAAATCCTTAAGTGCACTTCTGAAGTCTTATGCCACTTAGGATGATCACAGACATATTAATGTTTGATTATAACATTAAGATACTGTTTGAAGTTGCCTAAGGTATTGATGTAGTTTTGGTATCATCTCATTTCTAAatccaaacatttttaaaattctaaaacacATCTGGCTCCAAGAGTTTCTTTTTAACATCTCTAATTTTATAGTTCTGTGAAAGGTTTGGGGATAGAAGTTATGTATACATTTAGAACTCAACCATGACCAAGAACAACTATATTTCTTGCTTCTTTCTGAATCTGTCTTGACCTCTGATGCACtaagtattaataaatataaatgtgtttgattctttgtatAAAATGAAAACCTTCTCTTCTTTCAGCTGGGGTGAACACTGGGGCATAAATGGCTACATAAAGATGGCCAAAGACCAGAACAACCACTGTGGAATCGCCACCATGGCCAGTTATCCTACTGTCTAAACCTCAAAGGCTGGATTAAGAACAATATCCAGAGGAAGGATATTCTCTTAAAACTGAGCAGACTTTATTGTGTGGGAATGAAAGACTTGAATCATTGAAGATCCAAGCTGTGATCTGAATTCTCTGACCTTTTACACTGGTGAAAACTTACCGCTTCTTTCACTACTGTTGTAAATATGTTTGTATGATCAACTTGCCCGATGAATTTTGaactttcatgttttaaaaggatGTATCcagttttaccttttaaaataaaactttatttcagaTAGACGtggcttttttctgtttttaatacatTACATTTTTAGAGTAAAAAACATAATTGGGCTCTTAAGACATAactaattattttttgttgttgtttagttgctaagtcatgtctgactcttttgtgaccccatggactatagcccacaaggctcctctgtccatggaattccccaggcaagaataccagagtgggttgccatttccttttccagggggatcttccaaacccagggatcaaacccacatcttctgcattgctggtgggttctttacctctgagccaccagggaagcccctaactgAATGTGCCAGTGGTCTATTAGGAGAATGGCTGTGTGGCCTTCTGGTTCTTATAATTATGAATATACAGATATTATGTTAGCTACCCATTGACTGTGTCTGACATCCCTTGAATAGAGCAAAATTTGATAGTCTAAAGGACAAGGGTAAGTCCTTTTGTACAAGAgttgttaaaaaatgaaatcaaaacaaaactagCTTGGACTCTCTTTTGAGTCTCCTAGATTACTGAATGTGTCTCGAACTCTGGCCAGTCATGTTTCTCAACTGGCCAGAGCACTGCTGTGGCTCTCCTAGGCCTCTGCTTAGATCCCAGTCTGGAGTTTTCAGGGAGTGCAAACATGAAGTTAAAGGGTGGCTGCTTCAAAATCTGGCCCTTGTGTCCTTCCAGACTCCATACAGAGTGCAGGGCTCTGAGGgcagagagggtgggaggggcagaCCCCGCGCAGGCCGTCATCACCATTGGACAAGGCATCAAACAAACAGCCTCCTGAGGGCTCAACCTCCCTTCCCCCTACCCCAACtcagggggaggggaagcagTTGCCACCAGAGCCTATGTTGGTGAAGTTTTCCACTCAGCACAGAACAAACATCAGTGGTGAACCCGAGGGCATCTGGCATCAGAATCAGGTCGAGAAGAGTGAGATTGCCGGGGTCACTGAGCCAGGATTTGGTGGGGATGGCCTTGGCCAGCTTCTGTAAGCCCTGGGGAGTCATGCAGGAGCATAGTGCTGGAGAAGTCACTGTGGGCCACACAGAGTGTCCTGGAGGTAGTGGCCAGATTCCACAGTGCAGTGTTGTCTGTAGTATTTCCAGAGTGCTTCTGCTATTATCCAGTGCATCAGCCACAGTAGAGCCCTGCGTTTCCACGCTTGCTGTGGCCACCACCAGCTGGGACCACTGGCTCACCACTTCCAGGAAGGAAGCCACATGGGGCCTTTTAACTACAAAATCTGAAGGGGATGTTTGTCTATTGCCACCTCCAGAATGAAGTCAGGAGGTGTTCCAGGTGGACTGTGGGCCTCAGGACCCCATGAAAAGgggtggtcagaggagcctggtgggctacagtcgatggggtctcaaagaatgagGTGCAaccaagcgactaagcacacaaagtAATTAACAGTTATCTTTTGATGCTGactgtgtgttagtcagtcagtcgtgtccgactcttttcaaccccatggattatagcccccaggctcctctgtccatagaattttccaggcaaggatacgggagtgggttgccatttccttctccaggggatcttcctgatccagggatcaaacctgggtctcctaccttgcaggcagttgctttactgtttgagctactggggaagctaCCTGgggtatttttttatttgtttgttttgtgttttgcaaaaactcctatatatcctggctcctcccttacctcttcagaACAGTCGGTCAGagttatctgagaggctgtctctcCTGCTTAAGTCTGTAAGTAAAGCATAATTCCCgacttttaggttgtgcttttttttccttcttcaattgACACAATAATCTGGTCTGAAACATAAACTTACTATCAGAAGCTGAAAAGTCCACAGAGGATTCCTCCCTAGAGCCCTCAGCGGGGATGTAGCCCTGTAGACACTTTGGTTTGGAATTCTGGCCTCCGAGAGTGAGAGAGTAAATTCCTATGACTTTAAGCCATAGTGTGTCGGGTATGTCAGCCCCAGTGCAGCCCTGGCCTGCACAGCTCACctgtgctctcctccgcagcccAGACAGCCCAAGAAGACTCACCGGCTCAGGACCACCCAAGACGAGTCAGACCTGCTGAACACAGAGGGATAACATCAGGAATCCCTCAGCTCATATCCCTCTCAGCCTTTCCTTGCAATTCTTCCAATGGTAACGTCCACCAGGCAATAGTCAGCTAAGGAGAAGCTGAAGAAATCCTACATGACTTAGCAGTGGATTTAAAGATCAGCAAGTGGAAAAAAAAGGCACAAGAAGTTTGGGTATCTTTTCCCTTCCTCTCAAGTCCTCTCTCATCTAAATCTAAACACTGGTCAGTGTTTCAAACCAGAGGTAGTTGATACCTCATAGAAAGACATTCTCACACATTAAAATGCACCAAAAACAAGCTTTGCTTCCTTCTCTTTGTATTTAACGTGAGAATTAAAGTTATTAACTTGAAAATTAACGTCTTCTTTACTCACTGGCACCACTTTTACTTGATGACAtcaaatgtttccttttcttctctgttggGGAGGAAAGATCATAAGAAAGATATGAAGGAAACATGGGAGTTGATGCAATAAGACAATATTAACAATATAAATGCTGCTAAAAAAAAGTAGTCATGACACAAAATGGCCTAACTCATGCTGGGGAATACTTTTATGGTCTTTTTTTGACACAATTCCCGGTCTCTAGCAATTAGAGTTTTTCTCTGACTCCTGGGttgacttttgttttcctttggtaAGGGGTAGTCCTGGCCTGCACTTAACTGGCCCACCACCCTCATTCTCCCTGGATGTCTTAGGAGCCTTTTGTCACATGACTTTTATCACAGTCTGTCATACTGTCCTGAATATCATTCTAACTTCCAAGAAGAAGATAGCTTCCTGGAGATAAGCTGCATTTCCAACAAAAAACCCTTGTGTTTCTGAGAAACTCTTTTATTAAGGGAAAGGCCAGAGAACATGGTCTCAGGTGGAGTTAACTATTCACCTGGTGAGAACCAGAACTTACCTTTTATCTACTCACTTTTCCATCTATCAAATGTGCAGcagtaaatcaaaactacagcgaggtatcacctcacaccagtcagaatggtcatcattaaaagtctacaaataacaattgttagagagggtgtggaaaaaaaggaacccttctacactgttggtgggaatgaaatttGGTACAGCTACCATGAGAACAGTATataggttcctcaaaaaactaaaaatagagttaccataggATCCAAAAaccccattcctaggcatatatacAGACAAAAGTATAATTatgtccttgctgctgctaagtcacttcagtcgtgtccgactctgtgcgaccccatagatggcagcctaccaggctcacccgtccctgggattctccaggcaagaacactggagtgggttgccagttccttctccaatgcatgaaagtgaaaagtggaagtgaagtcgctcagtcgtgtctgaccctcagcgaccccatgcactgcagccttccaagctcctccatccatgggattttccaggcaagagtactggagtggggtgccattgccttctctgaattatgTCCTTACCcagaactaaaattaaaataacccCTGGTAGTACTGTTCTCCCCTCCCCTGATTTACTTTTCCCATAGCGTTTACCGCCATCACGctattacattttatttgttaGTTTTTTCTTCCGCACATAAGCATTTAGTCTATACAGAGATCCATACAGAGACAAGGGGTTCTGTTTTGTTCACCTCTCTATCCTCAGGACTGAAGAcaagacctggcacagagtaggcacaCAATATGATCTGCTATCTGGGAAAATGAATAACCAATGTACCCACATTAT contains:
- the CTSL gene encoding procathepsin L, with protein sequence MNPSLLLTVLCLGIASAAPKFDHSLNTQWELWKAVHRKPYDLNEEGWRKAVWKKNMKMIELHNQEYSQGKHSFSMAMNAFGDMTSEEFRQMMNGFQRQENKKGKVFHETIFASIPPSVDWREKGYVTPVKNQGKCGSCWAFSTTGALEGQMFRKTGKLVSLSEQNLVDCSQPEGNRGCHGGLMDNAFQYVLDVGGLDSEESYPYTGLVGTCHYNPKNSAANETGFVDLPKQEKALMKAVATLGPISVAVDASNPSFQFYKSGIYYEPKCKSESVDHAVLVVGYGFEGADSDDNKYWLVKNSWGEHWGINGYIKMAKDQNNHCGIATMASYPTV